Genomic DNA from Lepus europaeus isolate LE1 chromosome 15, mLepTim1.pri, whole genome shotgun sequence:
AAGTAGACTGGGTTCATCAGTTTTATGTTCTAAAGCACTATCTTGTATGAAACATTTCAGTTTTGCAGCTGTATAAAGCAGAAGTTGCAGCTGAGATTTCTTTAATATGTCTATTCTGTTGTTCATTAGCTAACTATTATTGCCTAAcaaatgactcaaatacttggggtgGTAAAACAATAATATGAAGtaatatcataatttctttgagTCAGGAATTTTGGAGCAGCTTGGCCGAGCAGTTTTGGCCTGGAACATCTCGTGAAGTTGCAGGCAGATGGTGGCTTCAAAGGTTTCTTCTCTCATGTCTTGGGCCTTATTGGGAAGAGTTGAGCAGGGTCTGGATGAAGGGTGGCTTCTCAGGCTTCTCCATGTCTCTTCTCATGATCTCTGCATGTTGGATGCTTCAAGGTAGCCAGACTTCTTAAATGGTATTTCAGGAATCCAAAGGTTTGTATCATCAGAGAAAACCAGGTGTTAGCCAAGtcatattttctttaagatttatttacttgagtggtagaattaaagagagaacaatagacagagagagaaatcttccattcactggttcactccctaaacgtcTGCAGTgcctggggatgggccaggcagaaactaggaacccagaactccatctggatctcccatgtaggtgcaggggtccacatACTTAGACTatcatctactaccttcccaggtatattagcagggagctgggttggaagcagggcagccaggattcaaaccagcactccaatatgggctgccaGTATCAGAAGTGGGAGCTAATTCACTgcattacaatgccagccccaccaagTTACGTTTTATAAACAAAGCTTGTAACCCAGACAGTGAAACTCCCTCCATTTGCTATTGATTGAGGCAGTAAGAAAAAATGCCCAAGTTGAAGGGGTGGGAACATGGATCCTGGCCTCTTAAGAAAGGAATGTTAACATCACATTGGGAGGACATGTGAATTTTCCATCTTCAGAAAATAGAATCCAGTATCTAATGGTTCTTGGAATTCTGCATGGTCTGAGTTGAAGTTCACAAATCAAGCCATTTCTGTAGACTTTGATGGGTTAGGTAGGGTCTGCACTTCTGGTTATAACTGTGTTAGCCCTCAGCATCTGATAAGGTTTGATTCTGAGTATTTGTTTGACAAGTGACTCTGGCCTAGTCATACTAGAGTTTAGTGGAAAAATGAACCAATTCACTACTGGGCTCTGGTCCTTCTCCAACTTAAGTTGTTGTGTGAGCAGGTTAACTTCCCCATGCTTTAactaatctgtaaaataaaaaccaTACTAGTTTCCCTTCCAATATCAAATAACTTAAGAAAATAACCCATGTAGTCATGGGTCACACAAATTCAGGGCAAAACAGGAAATCTGAAATGGTATTCTGTTATCTTATTTGCAGAATTTCAGAAatgccatcctggtcttccacataggtgacagaggtccaagtacttgagacatcctctgctgtcttcccaagcatattaacaggaagctggatcagaagcaggacaattggaactggaactggcacttcaatatggaatgccagcattgttcTAAGTGACaactaaacccactgcaccagtaCATCAGCCCCAAGGAATGTTGCTATGTGTCCGCTGGAATCAGCCATGGAACTGTGACCAAAGGAAATCTAGTTAGCTAATATATCCTGCTTCGAAAATCACCTTCTCCTTTAACATCAACAGCTTGCCCTGCAGTCAAGTTCTTGTATACGGACACTTCTCACTTTAGGAAGAACTTCTTTCCAAGAAGTTCTTACTCCATGTGATCTGTTTTCCTGTGTCACAGGCTCTCAAAACATAACCAGAGTCTCTCAATCCTCACATTAGTTTAGGCTTTGCTGATTCACCCGTCAGGGCAATTTCAACAGACCAGATAGAGTTGACTCTCATTGGAGAGTCTATGGTAGGGGAAAAGAGGGCCCGAAGCAGTAAATATTGTCTGCTAAAGGCACAGAAGGGAATAGTAGCAAGATATCTTAGTGCCGttagttggccggcgctgtggctcagtaggctaatcctccgcctgtggcgccagtaccctgggttctagtccctgttggggtgccggttttgtctcagttgctcctcttccaggccagctctctgctgtggcccgggaaggcagtggaggatggcccaagtgcttggaccctgcaccctcatgagaaaccaggaggaagcacctggctcctagcttcggatctgagcagtgcgccggccgtggcggccatttggggggtgaaccaacagaaggaagacctttctctctgtctctctctcactgtctaactctgcctgtcaagaaaaaaaaagaactaaatgcaAGTCAAGGCAAAAAGGCTTAGAGAGATTTTGAGTCTGCAGAGAAGGCACTAGAAGATGACCAAGTGAGAGACTTTTCAAGACAATATGTATAGCAATGAGGGTCACGGTTTGTGGATGAGTGCAGCAAAATCAAAAATACTGTGTATCCCATGAAAATGCTAGAATGGTTGTCACATAGGTGATTTTCTTTCCGATCATGAAATTAGTACATGCTTGGGAGTGggcatgtggtgcagcagttGGGATGCTGTGTGGGaaagacatcccatatcagagtgtctgaatACTagttccatctctgcttctgagtctaccttcttgttaatgcacatctTGGAATGTAGCAGTTGATGggcaaagtgcttgggttcctgccactcatgtgagaagctcagactgaattcctggctcctgactccagcctggcccagacatggatgttgtgggcatttggggagtgaatcagtggatggaagattctctctctctctctctctctctctctctctctctctctctctcccactcaaataaataagaataaataaatgaaatgttataaaaataaagtacacAGTCATATAGGACTGGTgctatagtgcagtgggttaggtcactgcctgtgatggcagcatcccttagccaagtgctagttcaagtccgaGTTGCTCTgtttctcatctagctccctgctaatatgcctgggaaggcaatggaagatggtccaagtacttgagccccttttcactcatgtgggatatcaagatggagtttctggttcctgacttcagcctggcccagccctgactgttgcaaccattttgagaatgaaccagcagatggaagatctccctccttccctccctctctctctctctctctctctcccccttcccccccttcctccctccctctcggtcactctgctttcaaataaataaaacacatcttttaaaaaaagaatcatgcacCAgataacaatatatttttttttttgacaggcagagtggacagtgagagagagagacagagagaaaggtcttccttttgccgttggttcaccctccaatggctgccgcggtagcgcgctgtggccggcgcaccgcgctgttccgatggcaggagccaggtgcttctcctggtctcccatggggtgcaggacccaaggacttgggccatcctccactgcactccctagccacagcagagagctggactggaagaggggcaaccgggacaggatcggtgccccaaccgggactagaacccggtgtgccggcgccgcaaggcggaggattagcctgttgagccacggcgccggcccagataacAATATTTTGGTCAATGACAGGCCACAAACAAGAATGTGGTTTCACAAGATTCTATTAACTAGTGATATCATAGCCATATCAGTTTGTGTAAGTACACTTGATGATATTTAAACAATGATTATATTGCTTAACAATACATTTCTCAGAACCCGTCCCCATCATTAAGTGACACCTGATTGTATCTGGAAATATGAAACaatataaagacattttaattACCTATTACCATATCCTCTATTAGCAATATGCACATGTATTTCTTCCCAGTCTTTTTCCATGTAATTACTGTATATTATTTAATATCTTGGAAGGAATTTAACTCATAAAAAGTAGAAGTACTTTCCTGTAATGTTAGATGTTCCTTTTGAGAGTTTTGAATAGCACTATATGCTTCCATAACATAGATATGTAATAACTTATTTAATCAGTAGTTTATTCTTGAAATTTTGGGTTGTTCCTAATTTGGCAGTATAACATACACAGGGATCAACCACAGTAGACAGAATTCTAAGATAGCCCGCAAGAGTCCCAGTCCCCACTGTATACAAAGTGATCCAAACACTAACCTAGTTtccattataaagaaaaatttgcaGATATATTTAAGGTCCCAACTCAGTTGCCCTAAAACAGAAAGATTATATTGAATGACctgacccaatgacttgagccctTTAAATTTGGGTCTAGAAGGAAACAGAAAGTCAATGCAAAACGGGATTTGACACTCAAGAAGTTCTCTATTGCTAGAGGGGCCACATGGCTGGCAGTGTAGGTGGCTTCCAATAACTAAGAGAACTTTTAAATGACtgtcagcaagaaaaaaaagcttcagctgattgctcaagtacctgggttcctgctcccatgtagaagacctggattgtgtctctagctcccagctttgatcaGACCCAGGCCCAGTGATTGCAAGTATTTGCAAAACTGGCCAGCAAATGGGAAGGTGGtagctctctgtctcccaaacagataaataaaaattaaagctaaattattggccagcaccgtggctcaacaggctaatcctctgcctgcggcgccggcacaccgggttctagtcccggttggggcgccagagtctagcctggttgcccctcttccagtccagctctctgctatggcccgggaaggcagtggaggatggcccaagtccttgggccctgcaccccatgggagaccaggagaagcacctggctccaagcttcagatcagcgcgatgcgccggctgctgcggccattggagggtgaaccaacggcaaaaaggaagacctttctctctgtctctctctctctctctctctctctcactgtccactctgcctgtaaaaaagaaaaaaaaaagctaaattatTGAATAGTCCCAATTATTGAGTATCTTTAGCCCCCAAAACACAgcacatactctttttttttttttttgacaggcagagtggacagtgagagagagagacagacaaaaaggttttcctttgatgttggttcaccctccaatggccgctgcggccaccgccctgcggccggcacaccacactgatctgaagccaggagccaggtgatggtccaagaacctgggctatcctccactgcacttccgggccacagcagagagctgtcctggaagaggggcaaccgggacagaatccggtgccccgaccgggactagaacccagtgtgccggcaccgcaggcggaggattagcctagtgagccgcggcgctggccagcacaTACTCTTTATGGCTGAAACTATtgataataatttttctttttttcctttaatcatAGACATTACTATTCTTAGCCAGGTACAGAACTAAGATTAGGTATGTCTGGGTACAGGATAAAGTGCACATTTCCCAAAATTCCTTGCAGGTAAGGAAGGTCAAAAATAGCATGTGAGTAGATATGTCACTCGTGGTATCAGTAATTCTTAAAAGAGGCTTGctcatcccttttttttttcccctttctggcTAACTGAACTGTGGATGTGATCATCCTAATTCAAGCAACCATTTTGGAACATGAGGATGAAAACCacataaaaaagattaaatagaGTCCGCGGTGGTCGCGGCAGCTACTGTGGCGATTGTGGCGGACTTGGGAATTCGCTCCCAGTTCGGCGTCGATTGTGGGCCTGCGAGCGAGAACCTATTCCCGGGGCGACGGCCCGTACTCGCGCACGGCGCTCTACGAGCCTCTCGGCGTCCCCCCCACGGCCACGCAGGCTCAAATCAAGGCGGCCTACTACCGGCAGAGCTTCCTCTACCACCCGGACCGCAACTCCGGCAGCGCCGAGGCTGCCGAGCGCTTCACGCGCATCTCCCAGGCCTACCTGGTGCTGGGCAGTACCACGCTCCGTCGCAAATACGACCGCGGGCTGCTGAGCGAAGAGGACCTGCGCGGCCCGGGGGGCCCGGCCCTCCAGGACGCCCGCGGCCGACCccagcccgccccggcccccgccggcCGCCTCTCGGGCCCCCCACGGGGGTCGGGCAGCCCGCGGGGGCGCCGAGCGCACCATGTTCGACTTCGACGCCTTCTACCAGGCTCACTACGGGGAGCAGCTGGAGCGCAAACGGCGCTTGCGGGCCCGGCGGGAGGCCCTTCGCAAACAGCAGGAGGATCGCGCCACCAAGGGCTTCAAGTGGGACGAGGTCCGGGACACGACCttcattttcctcttcctcttagtCTTCATCATCGTCGGCTTTCGGATCTGAGCGGAGAGAGGCGGGAGGAGCCGCGGCTCCGCGGGGCCCGAGACCTTTGACCTTCCGTAGTCTACCTCGGCTTGGGGTCCCAGGAACTGAACTCCTGCTACCCCCCCCCAACCCGCCCAGCCATTCCCTCCCCGAGGGTCCAAGAAAGAGACCCCCCCAAAGTTGGAGATTCCCGGAAGTCCGGAGTGCAGGGTTTCCCCGGGTCCCTTGGGTGCCTGCTTCCCTCGGATGTTGTCAGCGACTGGACCACTTGCTCTGGCTTTATTGTGAGGCCCCGAGCAGGATTTGTCTGCCCCCCACCGAGCCGCGTGGGGGCTTCTCTGTAACCTTGAAACGTGCAATATGCCCACGCACTGGCTGCCAAAAAAATTCTGGggtcgtaaaaaaaaaaaaaaaaagattaaataataaaatagaagaacTTGGGTTCTTAATTTTTATGGTGACATCATCTAAGCTTATTACTACGTATCTTCTGTCTGTGCTTACATAAAGGTTTCAACCTTTCGAATTATAAATACATGGGTACCCTATGTATGAGGATCTTGTAATCAAacaaattataattattaaaaatatatttccttgcTTCTAATCTCTGCAAGACACGTATAATTGTACTTAACAATTTCTAATAACTATCAGATAATGCTACCATACTAGAATAACACAAAAGTGGGATAAAAAAGTGGTTTTGGTTGCCTCGAATCCCTGTCACAGGTATTGTTTCCGTAAGGCTTTAGAATAATATAAGAAATAGATCCCAGGATCACATGAGTGAACTCCTGAGAGCTCAGGATCTCAAGATGAGCATCAGTGCTGTCACATTATctgtaatttaatttaaaataaatcagagcAAACAGTCTCACTATGGTGGGTGAGTTGAACTTAACACTGCTTTAGCCACTGTTAACATCTCAAGTAATCTGAGTCCACACGCTAAGACAGAGGAAATGGCAAGGCCATCAACATCAACATCAGATTCTGATAGTGTTCATCTAGCATCACAAGAAACTTCAGAAGTGCACTTTCCATGGTGAAATTAGTGGTGTTCAagatatgaggggtcttcaaaacagtttaaactatgcatggatttcacaatttttttctaccaaaacaagctcatcttttaattttattttcccatgaactttttgaagtctcttcatATATGTTTGGCAGGAAATCTACAGACACATCTGTCCTTCGAGAGTAAAGCCTAAAACTCTGACCTCAAgccatttctcttcctctcctcctcaacAATAACAGCTCACACCCTTTAAAGTGTGTTGCTCCTTTGCACAGTTTCACAGTCATGGTTTGAACTCCAGATCTCTCTGAGGATTCCAGAGCCCTCACACCACCATTCCTCCTCCTGTGTGGTCAGGGGCAGCTGTAGGATTATTATACGTTGTCTGGTTTAACTTTTCTGCCTTCAGATAAAGGATAAGTATATATCTAACATCAAAGTAGAATCATCTAGGTGTCAGCATGGTGGCAGTGATCAAGCCGTCGCCTTCAACCCCAACATCCTatagcagagcactggtttgagtcctagctgctctgcctccaatccagctcctcactaatgtgcctaggaaagcagcagaaggtggcccaagtgtttgggcccctgcatccacatgggagacctagatgaagttctgggctcttgactttggcctggcttatccctggccactgcaaccatttggggagtgaaccagctgatgggagatctctctctctctctctctctctctctcctctctctttctctctctctcattctcgcCCCTCCCCATACCAACGCCACCCCCctcataactctacctttcagataaataaataaatcttgttttaaaaaagtagaatcatcatgggtgccgattctagtcccagttgcccctcttccaattcagttcttgctatggcctgggaaagcagtaaaagatggcctaagtgcttgggcccctgcacccacatgggagtccagctccagccattgtggccatcaggggagtgaatcaacgcaaggaagacctttctttctgtctctacctctcactgtctggaactctacctctcaaataaataaataaaatcttataaaaaaaaagtagaatcatCTGATGAGTTTGGGGTAGCTCTCTCCACAAAATGTAgttgaaagaaatagaacatcTAACTAAATTTAAAGACACCCTATGCACATGGCTCAGGTACTTTGGTGATTACCACTCACGagagagacctggttggagttcctggatcctagctccaactgtgtgggcatttggggagtaaaccaacagatggaggatttctctcttcatctttctctctttctcttgctctgcctttaaaaatacctaacttaaaaattctaaaatctatTGTATTGATGATTGTACAACTCCATAACTATACTAAAAGCGCATGAATTATACACCTTAAATGGGTAAATTGGATGATATGTGAATCATATTTCAGAAAAGCTGTCATAAAAAATTAGGAAAGCTTGTTTCAATAATACCCAAagtaaaatccaaaacaaaaatcttaatttaggagttaaaaattgtttatcattgtattttaaaacctacttaatttattattttatttacttgagagagagagaaagacaagggcagaaacaaagacagacagagatatcccacttactggttcactcctcaaatgcccataaccactgggggcagggcaggtcaggccaaagtcaggagcctgaaatccaatctaggtctcccaaatgagtgtgagggacccaagcactagagtgcctgctgcctcctacagtatgcactagaaggaagctggaatcaagatagagccaagattcaaactcagGAACTTTGATATGGAAGGTGGtatccaaagtggcatcttaatcactatgcaAAACATTCACACTTACTAttgtatttttatgaaaacaattttattttcaacacACACGTACATGCgtgcatacacacagacacacacatatgtgggtgcacacacagagacacacacgtaCCCCTCCAGTGAGCATAGCAGACTACCTTGAAAGGCGCATCTGTGGTCTTAAACTATATTTCATCCTGCATTCCACCATTTAATGGTGGATTAAGTTTCCTAATTCAGCTAGGTCAGCTGATGCTGCTGATGGAATATTATGATTTCTACAAAATGAATGATTCAAGCAAGGTCCTTGTTTGTTAGAGCATCTGAAAAGACAAAAAGGAGGAGCTTCACTGGGTTTATATGGAAAAGATGTTTCAAGATTTCACACAagcttatttaattaaaaaatgcatttatttggcAATATTTGATTCAAGAaaactgatttcattttaaaagcttATGTATTAGCAGCGCTGTACAGAAGAAACAATTCCCATCTTTCTCTAATTGTCAGAGACTTTGATTTGGCCAAAGTAATATGACAATTGTGAACAGTCCATTGATGCACTCAATTTACAAGTCAGATATGGTGTGAGATTACTAATGAGTGCAATGTAATAGAAAATTTATCTGTTTCTATATAGACTTGTTTATCAAGTGACACATTTGACTAAATAGGAATACTACACACAGTACTTAAAAATAGCTCTCTGATTTGCTACAGCTATTTCCAAAACAAAATCTCGGgtattttagagatttataatTCTCAAGCAATAGTATATCTAATATCCTAATAATTTTAGCAAAAATATCTATAGACGTATGAAAAGTGTTATTTGTTCCCCTTTCTCTGCTGGCTGAGTGGTCTTAGACAAAATTGGGTACTCTTCTAGGCCTCAAATTTCTCATGGCCAACGTGAGGAATTAAATTATCAGGCCCCAATTCTAATCACTCATAAATCATTCATTCAGGGATCATTTTCTGAGGACTGAGCCACTATGCATGGTTGGTGGGACAGAAAACCGAAGACAAAGAAGATAAAGTGAGGGCCTGACCTGGAGAAGTCTTCGATGTAGTAAATGAAGTGTCACAAAAGAAATGCAACCAAgactggaaaaacaaacaaaatgggtTGATCCATTCTAACAGAAGCTTTCAAAGACTGCATGAAGAAAAGGACAGTTGAGTGGAAGAACCTCAGAAACAGATGGGATTTTGGCCAACAGAAATGGAATTAGTCTGAAATGGCTATGAAGCGTATGTGAACCATAGATGAGTTCAAATAACTATTACATTTCCTTCCTGCTCAAACCCTGACATTTGAATTTATATAGCTATTGTGGAGGGCTATTTGTAAAAGCCTTAAtatgaaaataaggaaagaaagaaagaggaaaagagcaaGTGAGCAGAGATAATCACAGCCCTTGACATCTTTAATTAATTATTGCATTAGGTTTCCCACTTGAGTTAGTTAGTCAGGCAAGACGCAGAGCCGCCACTGTCTCCTGGCAGACAACGACttgagaaaaaaacagagaggaggaaaggaattGCTGCCATGTTTATAAAGATCAGCATATGCtactccaaaataaaaaaataaaaatacttgtcTTTTTCTGGTTCAGAAAGAATGTCACTGTGGAATACCGAATTTTAGTACAGTATATTATGGggtcaaaaagaaaaagtagagtaTCACGGGCTATTTCTGAATGTGTGGCCATCAAGTCAAGAcagttacattttaaataaaaccttGTTAGAGCATtgtctatagaaacacaaatagttATATGTAAATGCGCTATTTCAAGTACTATGGTTA
This window encodes:
- the LOC133774291 gene encoding LOW QUALITY PROTEIN: dnaJ homolog subfamily C member 30, mitochondrial-like (The sequence of the model RefSeq protein was modified relative to this genomic sequence to represent the inferred CDS: deleted 1 base in 1 codon) yields the protein MVQPFPEAVPKCHSPEKLLVIHRSWSSLLIPSAEVAGLGGYALSQDPSVRPTLVGSEVDTLSSGRKNERPIYTETKDGALRSHVEGDLARQQLQGSVGIPLNQLRSEKINGNVKNYTNFCHYNEKPNISYLHSEKEAYLAQNVRGSRARSLHWLSSGEDLMTNDRQQSPRWSRQLLWRLWRTWEFAPSSASIVGLRARTYSRGDGPYSRTALYEPLGVPPTATQAQIKAAYYRQSFLYHPDRNSGSAEAAERFTRISQAYLVLGSTTLRRKYDRGLLSEEDLRGPGARPSRTPAADPSPPRPPPAASRAPHGGRAARGGAERTMFDFDAFYQAHYGEQLERKRRLRARREALRKQQEDRATKGFKWDEVRDTTFIFLFLLVFIIVGFRI